The Dunckerocampus dactyliophorus isolate RoL2022-P2 chromosome 1, RoL_Ddac_1.1, whole genome shotgun sequence genome has a segment encoding these proteins:
- the rpl10 gene encoding 60S ribosomal protein L10 has translation MGRRPARCYRYCKNKPYPKSRFCRGVPDPKIRIFDLGRKKAKVDEFPLCGHMVSDEYEQLSSEALEAARICANKYMVKTCGKDGFHIRMRLHPFHVIRINKMLSCAGADRLQTGMRGAFGKPQGTVARVHIGQVIMSVRTKAQNKEHVVEALRRAKFKFPGRQKIHISKKYGFTKFNACDFDDMMAEKRVIPDGCGVKYIPSKGPLSRWKALHAV, from the exons ATGGGGCGCCGACCAGCCCGCTG CTACAGATACTGCAAGAATAAACCCTACCCAAAGTCCCGCTTCTGTAGAGGTGTACCTG atcccaagatcaggatctttgacttgggCAGGAAGAAGGCCAAGGTAGATGAGTTCCCCCTGTGTGGCCACATGGTCTCTGATGAATACGAGCAGCTGTCCTCTGAAG CTCTGGAGGCAGCCCGTATCTGTGCTAACAAGTACATGGTGAAGACCTGCGGAAAAGATGGTTTTCACATCCGCATGCGTCTGCATCCCTTCCACGTCATCCGCATCAACAAAATGTTATCCTGTGCCGGAGCTGATAG GCTCCAGACTGGAATGCGTGGGGCTTTTGGTAAGCCACAGGGCACCGTGGCCCGTGTGCACATTGGCCAGGTGATCATGTCTGTGCGTACCAAGGCCCAGAACAAGGAGCATGTGGTTGAGGCCCTCCGTAGAGCCAAGTTCAAGTTCCCTGGACGCCAGAAG ATCCATATCTCCAAGAAGTATGGCTTTACCAAGTTCAACGCATGCGACTTTGATGACATGATGGCTGAGAAGCGCGTCATTCCAGATGGTTGTGGGGTGAAGTACATCCCCAGTAAAGGCCCTCTGTCTCGCTGGAAGGCCCTCCATGCCGTGTAG